In Streptomyces sp. NBC_00306, a single genomic region encodes these proteins:
- a CDS encoding SelT/SelW/SelH family protein: MNTPAAPAPTHRVQIEYCTQCRWLPRAAWLAQELLTTFEAELDELALKPGTGGVFVVRVDGDVVWDRREHGFPEPTAVKRLVRDRVAPGRTLGHSDRSAE; this comes from the coding sequence GTGAACACCCCAGCTGCCCCGGCCCCCACCCACCGCGTCCAGATCGAGTACTGCACCCAGTGCCGCTGGCTCCCCCGTGCCGCGTGGCTGGCGCAGGAGTTGCTCACCACCTTCGAGGCCGAGCTGGACGAGCTCGCTCTCAAGCCCGGGACCGGTGGGGTGTTCGTCGTGCGGGTCGACGGTGACGTCGTGTGGGACCGGCGCGAGCACGGGTTTCCCGAGCCGACCGCCGTCAAGCGGCTCGTGCGGGACCGCGTGGCGCCCGGGCGGACGCTCGGGCACTCCGACAGGTCGGCGGAGTAG